The proteins below come from a single Candidatus Methanoperedens sp. genomic window:
- the ftsZ gene encoding cell division protein FtsZ yields MESIIKEAISRAGESPMPVLGDTDDELVKILQELKTNIVVVGCGGSGSNTIQRMSEEGIVGAELYAINTDAQHLLHVKVPRKILIGRSRTRGLGAGSLPQIGQDAAQESKADIEKAVDNADMVFVTCGLGGGTGTGAAPIVAEIARDAGALTIAVVTLPFSVEGSIRMDNAEAGLERLRDIVDTVIVVPNDKLLEVVPHLPLQTAFKVCDEILMRSVKGITELITKPGLVNLDFADVRVIMQKSGVAMIGLGEAEGENKAVESVQKALRSPLLDVDVSGATGALVNVIGGPDMTIAEAESVVNELYTRVDPKARLIWGAVVDPDLENIVRTMIVVTGVKSPQILGKGTSGNISTAKYGIDFVK; encoded by the coding sequence ATGGAATCGATTATAAAAGAGGCAATTTCAAGAGCAGGTGAATCTCCAATGCCTGTTCTTGGGGACACAGACGATGAACTTGTAAAAATTTTACAGGAATTAAAGACGAATATCGTGGTCGTAGGATGCGGCGGCTCGGGCTCAAATACAATCCAGAGAATGTCCGAGGAGGGAATAGTTGGGGCAGAATTGTATGCCATTAATACCGATGCCCAGCATCTTCTCCATGTTAAAGTCCCGAGGAAAATCCTTATCGGTCGAAGTAGAACCAGAGGACTGGGCGCAGGAAGTCTTCCGCAGATAGGTCAGGATGCAGCCCAGGAATCCAAGGCTGATATCGAGAAAGCTGTGGATAATGCTGATATGGTTTTTGTGACCTGCGGTCTTGGGGGAGGAACTGGTACAGGAGCCGCGCCGATAGTGGCTGAAATTGCCCGGGATGCCGGAGCTCTGACCATAGCTGTGGTCACGCTTCCCTTCTCGGTTGAAGGCTCGATACGCATGGATAATGCAGAAGCGGGGCTTGAGAGGCTGCGTGATATTGTGGATACGGTCATCGTGGTTCCCAATGATAAGTTGCTCGAAGTTGTACCTCATCTTCCCTTGCAGACGGCTTTTAAGGTATGTGATGAAATTTTAATGCGCTCTGTCAAAGGGATAACTGAACTTATAACAAAGCCAGGTCTAGTTAATCTTGATTTTGCCGATGTGAGGGTGATAATGCAGAAAAGCGGCGTGGCGATGATAGGTCTGGGAGAGGCTGAAGGGGAGAACAAGGCAGTAGAGTCAGTGCAGAAAGCGCTTCGGAGCCCGCTCTTGGATGTGGATGTTTCAGGTGCTACAGGTGCTCTTGTTAATGTTATAGGTGGACCTGATATGACGATAGCCGAAGCAGAAAGCGTGGTGAATGAACTGTATACCCGTGTTGATCCCAAGGCACGGTTGATATGGGGCGCTGTGGTAGATCCTGACCTTGAGAATATTGTAAGGACGATGATAGTTGTAACAGGCGTCAAGTCGCCGCAGATACTTGGAAAGGGCACATCAGGAAATATATCCACTGCAAAATACGGAATTGATTTTGTCAAGTAA
- a CDS encoding 7-carboxy-7-deazaguanine synthase QueE, translating to MSSNAHISEIFNSIQGEGLYVGTRQVFVRFEKCQLHCAYCDTPESRNISRYCRVEKTPGKGDFYNIENPLNKEHAEELIRKLWSPSTRHISLTGGEPLIHADFIKTLNLEYPLYLETNAGFPEKALELKDTIAIASCDIKLPEHDSTDHYAELLKNELETISIFYETSKTFVKVIVLPETTTQSISVAVNGVASIDPGIPFILQPVTQKQQVSSKLLLRLMDFAGKKLKDVRAIPQTHTMMGLL from the coding sequence TTGTCAAGTAATGCCCATATAAGTGAGATTTTTAATTCAATCCAGGGCGAAGGGTTGTACGTCGGCACCCGTCAGGTATTTGTGCGGTTTGAGAAATGCCAGCTTCACTGCGCATACTGCGATACGCCGGAATCACGCAATATTTCTCGGTACTGCAGGGTCGAGAAAACCCCCGGGAAAGGGGATTTCTATAATATTGAAAATCCCTTGAATAAGGAACATGCAGAGGAATTAATCCGCAAACTGTGGTCGCCTTCAACCAGACATATAAGCCTGACAGGAGGGGAACCCCTGATTCATGCAGATTTTATTAAGACGCTAAACCTTGAATATCCATTATACCTCGAGACCAATGCAGGGTTCCCGGAGAAAGCCCTGGAATTGAAGGATACGATCGCGATAGCATCGTGCGACATCAAATTGCCGGAACACGATTCCACAGACCATTATGCAGAATTATTGAAGAACGAGCTTGAGACAATCTCTATATTTTACGAAACATCAAAGACCTTTGTGAAAGTAATAGTCCTGCCTGAAACCACCACGCAGTCGATATCCGTTGCTGTCAATGGTGTTGCCTCAATAGACCCGGGTATTCCATTTATACTCCAGCCAGTTACTCAAAAACAGCAGGTATCTTCTAAACTCCTGCTTCGGCTCATGGATTTTGCCGGAAAAAAATTAAAGGATGTGCGTGCTATACCGCAAACGCACACAATGATGGGACTGCTCTAG
- a CDS encoding DUF296 domain-containing protein has protein sequence MDYRKGSITRIFAVRVDHGEDVIDELCGLALKEDIGSAFFIMLGAMSSAELVTGPKEKVVPPTTVWSAFNDVREIIGAGNIFLEKGKPKIHLHGAAGSSKGMVTGCFRKKAQVFMVVEVFIVEMDISAERVFDERIGFSPIMFR, from the coding sequence ATGGATTATCGGAAAGGCTCAATAACACGGATATTTGCTGTCAGGGTTGACCACGGCGAGGATGTAATCGATGAACTCTGCGGGCTTGCCCTGAAAGAAGACATAGGCTCAGCTTTTTTTATTATGCTCGGGGCAATGAGCAGTGCAGAGCTGGTGACAGGTCCGAAAGAAAAAGTAGTACCTCCTACCACGGTCTGGTCGGCATTCAATGACGTGCGCGAGATTATCGGCGCAGGCAATATTTTCCTGGAAAAAGGCAAGCCAAAGATTCATCTTCACGGTGCTGCCGGCAGCAGCAAGGGGATGGTTACGGGCTGTTTCAGGAAAAAAGCGCAGGTGTTCATGGTGGTTGAGGTTTTCATAGTGGAGATGGATATTTCAGCGGAAAGGGTGTTTGATGAGAGGATAGGTTTTTCGCCGATAATGTTTAGATAG
- a CDS encoding TIGR04013 family B12-binding domain/radical SAM domain-containing protein, whose translation MNINFRYFKKNLQSIAALLPLLPGANLVLQPVDGIMIYSFATPQAPYIFREVERLKTRSIFIAGGPHPSACPEETLGFFDYVVIGEGEETLPELVCALQNGGDISKVNGIAYKKNNRIVFTEKRKNVILDNYPPFDPGVMHSSIEITRGCPFNCAYCQTPQLFANKMRHRSIDVISKYAAFLGDVRFTSPNAFAYGSDGIHPRIEKVEALLRALPGKIFFGTFPSEVRPEFITDRLLELVSEHCANSTINMGGQSGSQSVLSRIKRGHVVEDIIIGSEKCLEHGFTPVVDFIFGLPYETEEEQLETLRLIKWLTGKGAKIHSHYFLPLPGTPLENLTPAPLSRHVEKIMGELALHGKATGIWFKK comes from the coding sequence TTGAATATTAATTTCAGGTATTTCAAGAAAAACCTGCAAAGCATCGCAGCCCTTCTGCCCCTTCTTCCCGGAGCAAACCTCGTCCTGCAGCCGGTTGATGGCATAATGATCTACAGCTTTGCCACGCCGCAGGCACCTTATATTTTTCGGGAGGTTGAGCGATTAAAAACGCGTTCTATATTCATAGCAGGCGGTCCCCATCCCTCCGCATGTCCTGAGGAGACGCTTGGGTTTTTTGATTACGTTGTCATCGGAGAGGGAGAGGAGACGCTGCCTGAATTGGTATGTGCGCTTCAAAACGGAGGGGATATTTCAAAGGTCAATGGCATTGCGTACAAGAAAAATAACAGAATTGTTTTCACGGAAAAAAGAAAAAACGTTATTTTGGACAACTATCCGCCTTTTGATCCGGGCGTTATGCACAGCAGCATAGAGATCACCCGCGGCTGCCCGTTTAACTGCGCTTACTGCCAGACCCCCCAGTTATTCGCAAACAAAATGAGGCACCGCAGCATTGATGTAATCTCAAAATATGCGGCATTTTTAGGAGATGTCAGGTTCACATCCCCAAACGCCTTTGCCTACGGCTCCGACGGTATTCACCCCAGGATTGAAAAAGTTGAAGCGCTGCTCCGGGCTTTACCCGGCAAAATATTTTTTGGCACATTCCCATCCGAAGTGCGCCCGGAATTCATAACCGACAGATTGCTTGAACTTGTATCAGAGCACTGCGCAAATTCCACGATAAACATGGGAGGGCAGTCGGGAAGCCAGAGTGTACTTTCGAGGATTAAACGCGGTCATGTTGTGGAAGATATTATCATCGGCTCGGAGAAATGCCTTGAGCATGGCTTCACGCCTGTGGTGGATTTCATATTCGGGCTGCCATATGAGACTGAAGAAGAACAGCTTGAAACCCTCAGGCTCATAAAATGGCTCACAGGAAAAGGAGCAAAAATACACTCCCATTATTTCCTGCCGCTTCCGGGAACGCCTCTTGAGAATCTCACGCCTGCGCCGTTATCAAGGCATGTGGAAAAAATAATGGGCGAACTGGCGCTCCATGGAAAAGCGACTGGCATATGGTTTAAAAAATGA
- a CDS encoding PRC-barrel domain-containing protein translates to MAKILAKNLANKRVMLTDGSELGFASNVVMDTHTGDLIYLMVKPAPNVDTSKYQIQNGHVMIPFGAVRAAKDYTIVDKKLITGSDID, encoded by the coding sequence ATGGCAAAAATACTTGCAAAAAATTTAGCTAATAAGAGGGTAATGCTTACTGATGGCTCGGAATTGGGATTTGCCAGCAACGTGGTTATGGATACCCATACTGGAGATCTGATATATCTGATGGTGAAACCAGCACCCAATGTGGATACTTCAAAATACCAGATACAGAATGGTCATGTTATGATCCCGTTTGGAGCAGTAAGAGCCGCGAAGGATTACACCATAGTGGATAAAAAGCTGATTACAGGCAGCGATATAGATTAA
- the radC gene encoding DNA repair protein RadC — protein MQEYKLRILDMQKDERPRERLIKCGASALGDSELLAIILRTGTRQENVINLCQRILSQYNLKQLSQTNLAQLMEIHGIKEGKAAQIAACFEIARRLESFNEEAKPIIHSPEDVYRRIYPGLREQKKELFIELCLDTKNQIIKESIISIGSLNANIVHPREVFKTALAESAAHIIVAHNHPSGDPAPSKEDIEITKKLVETGKIMGIEVLDHIIIGDGRHFSMKEAGHI, from the coding sequence ATGCAGGAATACAAGCTACGAATCCTTGACATGCAAAAAGACGAAAGACCCAGGGAGAGGCTGATAAAGTGCGGAGCCTCGGCTTTGGGCGATTCAGAACTTCTTGCCATCATCCTAAGGACTGGTACAAGGCAGGAGAACGTGATAAACCTCTGCCAGAGGATATTATCGCAATACAACCTCAAACAACTCTCACAGACAAACCTTGCCCAGTTAATGGAGATCCACGGAATAAAAGAAGGTAAAGCAGCGCAGATTGCAGCATGTTTTGAGATTGCGCGCAGGCTTGAATCCTTCAACGAAGAGGCAAAACCCATAATTCACTCGCCTGAGGATGTTTACAGGCGAATCTATCCGGGATTGCGTGAGCAGAAAAAAGAATTGTTTATCGAACTCTGCCTTGATACCAAGAACCAGATTATCAAAGAGAGTATCATCTCGATTGGTTCCCTTAATGCCAATATCGTACATCCAAGAGAAGTATTCAAAACTGCCCTTGCTGAATCAGCGGCGCACATAATCGTGGCTCATAATCATCCGTCAGGCGACCCGGCGCCAAGCAAAGAGGATATTGAAATAACAAAGAAACTGGTAGAAACGGGAAAGATAATGGGGATCGAGGTGCTTGACCATATCATAATCGGGGACGGACGGCATTTCAGCATGAAAGAGGCTGGACATATCTAA
- a CDS encoding formylmethanofuran dehydrogenase → MGIDVGKFLKSPEYEIKITTFRDIFQVEALECDRLGEEYRKLSACLIMSKNDLNKMGLKAGDKVRVYNNWGSIVVEVKETKRDEPGGIAFMVNSPWSNALVSGDAGGKGIPEFKNITAKVSLVKEEVTTLENLIGIFRK, encoded by the coding sequence ATGGGCATTGATGTTGGGAAGTTTTTGAAATCACCTGAATACGAAATCAAAATCACGACTTTCCGGGACATCTTTCAGGTTGAGGCGCTTGAATGCGACAGGTTGGGCGAGGAATACAGGAAACTCTCAGCTTGCCTTATAATGAGTAAAAATGACCTGAATAAAATGGGCTTGAAAGCTGGAGACAAAGTGAGAGTTTACAACAATTGGGGCAGCATTGTGGTGGAGGTGAAGGAAACAAAAAGAGATGAGCCCGGAGGAATAGCATTCATGGTGAACAGCCCCTGGTCAAATGCTCTTGTTTCGGGTGATGCTGGAGGAAAAGGGATTCCTGAGTTTAAGAATATCACTGCAAAGGTTTCTCTTGTAAAAGAAGAGGTTACGACGCTTGAAAATTTGATTGGGATTTTCAGAAAATAG
- a CDS encoding 4Fe-4S binding protein, which translates to MVTVMELYQLLPRTNCKLCGEATCMAFAVALLSRKKSISECTPLLEANFKKQKEKLESLLLPSAGAGETGMIVHPELCTGCSNCVVACPVDVANDPHGAGIGRAPTNDKVIFKVVEGKVVASNIKECRRFGKNKVLCYACIDPCPTGAIEFV; encoded by the coding sequence ATGGTCACCGTAATGGAGCTTTACCAGCTCTTGCCCAGAACCAACTGCAAGCTGTGCGGCGAAGCCACATGCATGGCTTTTGCGGTTGCGCTGCTCTCAAGGAAGAAGAGCATATCTGAATGTACTCCTTTACTTGAAGCGAACTTCAAAAAGCAGAAAGAAAAACTCGAATCCCTGCTTTTACCTTCTGCCGGTGCAGGGGAGACGGGCATGATAGTACATCCCGAGCTGTGCACAGGCTGCAGTAATTGCGTTGTTGCATGCCCTGTGGATGTGGCAAACGACCCGCATGGTGCAGGCATTGGACGTGCTCCTACCAACGATAAAGTGATATTCAAAGTAGTGGAGGGAAAAGTGGTGGCTTCAAACATCAAGGAGTGCAGGCGCTTTGGAAAGAACAAGGTGCTCTGCTATGCCTGCATAGACCCCTGCCCCACAGGCGCAATCGAGTTTGTTTAG
- a CDS encoding type II toxin-antitoxin system MqsA family antitoxin, whose protein sequence is MGSSQETQMTPQCPVCGGQLKKDKIREEVWVEGKLLVIDNLPAKVCVHCGESIVDYPTMKKIENIIERFKHKEIAGNKFTAYEIDAKAAALAKRSIC, encoded by the coding sequence ATGGGAAGCTCACAAGAAACGCAAATGACTCCACAATGCCCTGTCTGTGGAGGACAATTAAAAAAGGATAAAATCCGGGAAGAGGTATGGGTAGAGGGCAAGCTTCTGGTCATTGATAACCTGCCAGCAAAAGTGTGTGTGCATTGTGGTGAGTCCATAGTAGATTATCCCACTATGAAAAAAATCGAGAACATAATTGAAAGATTTAAGCATAAAGAGATCGCCGGCAATAAATTCACAGCATATGAAATAGATGCAAAGGCAGCGGCGCTGGCTAAAAGGAGTATTTGTTGA
- the ftsZ gene encoding cell division protein FtsZ: protein MSAKLTEIMKASRPTVAVIGLGGAGCNIITYLSQRSIAGAKTIAANTDINHLVLQRADKRMLIGKERCRGKGCGGFPEVGAECARESTKQLKKELKGCNIVFIVAGLGGGTGTGAAPVVAEISRKLGALTIACLTMPFEIESLRRENAKKSIQALSALCDSVVLLDNTKLRKVAGKLPLKTAFAVANTLIGTFIKSVTETITQPSLMNLDFADLRAVLENGGISSFGIGEADGQERVEKAVQQAIAAPLLDIPDLSSAHGLLIHITGGQEMTLEEVAKVGELMAQHVHCKRIIWGASVDDAMTGRIRVMALFASVGNPFD, encoded by the coding sequence ATGAGCGCAAAGCTGACAGAGATTATGAAGGCATCAAGACCGACTGTGGCAGTTATCGGTCTTGGAGGCGCAGGATGCAACATTATCACGTATCTTTCGCAGAGGAGCATCGCAGGCGCAAAAACAATTGCGGCTAACACCGATATAAACCACCTTGTTCTACAGAGAGCGGACAAACGCATGCTTATCGGAAAAGAGAGATGCAGGGGTAAGGGATGTGGTGGCTTTCCCGAGGTAGGCGCTGAATGTGCACGTGAAAGCACCAAACAACTCAAAAAAGAACTTAAAGGGTGCAATATCGTGTTCATAGTGGCAGGGCTCGGCGGAGGGACAGGAACCGGGGCTGCTCCTGTCGTCGCGGAGATTTCGCGCAAGCTTGGCGCGCTCACAATCGCATGCCTGACCATGCCCTTTGAGATAGAGTCGCTGAGACGGGAAAACGCTAAAAAAAGTATTCAGGCTCTCTCCGCGCTCTGTGACTCTGTGGTATTGCTTGATAACACCAAACTTCGTAAAGTGGCGGGAAAATTGCCTCTTAAAACAGCTTTTGCTGTTGCAAATACCCTGATCGGCACCTTCATTAAGAGCGTCACGGAAACCATTACACAACCCAGCCTGATGAACCTTGATTTTGCAGACCTCCGGGCAGTACTTGAAAATGGGGGCATATCATCGTTCGGGATCGGGGAAGCAGATGGTCAGGAACGTGTTGAAAAAGCTGTCCAGCAGGCGATAGCTGCTCCCCTGCTTGACATTCCAGACCTGTCTTCTGCCCATGGTTTACTTATACATATCACAGGCGGGCAGGAAATGACGCTTGAAGAAGTTGCAAAAGTGGGAGAATTGATGGCTCAGCACGTTCATTGTAAGCGGATAATCTGGGGCGCAAGTGTGGATGATGCCATGACTGGGCGCATCAGGGTGATGGCATTATTTGCGAGCGTGGGCAACCCTTTTGACTGA
- a CDS encoding molybdenum cofactor guanylyltransferase, whose protein sequence is MSSALVLAGGMGSRMGYREKALIDINGKPLIAFVIRNIEKVVENIIISVRDKAQGELLEAVLPGYRFAYDAYQNTGPLAGILSGLAVCEDEYCFVAACDMPFINEKVVKLLLRISEGYDAAIPRREDGFLEPLHAVYRCKPMILETKKAIERGETIILAPVFRLYVNYVGTDEIKEIDPELRTFMNINTHEDIQELSKAICTRSNTKQGN, encoded by the coding sequence ATGTCTTCTGCGCTTGTACTCGCAGGCGGCATGGGCAGCCGCATGGGTTATCGGGAAAAAGCCCTTATAGACATCAACGGCAAACCCCTGATAGCTTTTGTTATCAGGAACATAGAGAAAGTAGTTGAGAACATTATAATTTCCGTGCGTGATAAGGCACAGGGCGAATTGCTTGAAGCTGTTCTGCCAGGATACAGATTTGCATACGATGCCTATCAAAATACAGGACCGCTTGCAGGCATCCTTTCCGGACTTGCGGTATGCGAGGACGAGTATTGTTTTGTTGCTGCATGCGATATGCCTTTTATAAACGAAAAGGTAGTAAAGCTGCTTTTGAGGATTAGCGAAGGATATGATGCCGCCATTCCGCGCAGGGAAGATGGATTTCTTGAGCCCCTGCATGCTGTTTACAGGTGCAAACCCATGATACTGGAGACAAAAAAAGCCATTGAACGCGGGGAAACCATAATTCTTGCCCCGGTATTCAGATTGTATGTCAATTATGTTGGAACAGATGAGATTAAAGAAATCGACCCCGAGCTAAGAACGTTTATGAATATCAATACCCACGAGGATATACAGGAATTGTCCAAGGCAATATGTACACGAAGCAATACAAAGCAAGGGAATTAA
- a CDS encoding formylmethanofuran dehydrogenase subunit B, whose protein sequence is MVTCTGCALLCDDIEVIVENNRIKETQNACRHGAAKIRGCIKRLAPSIAQRPADIESCIKKAVEILKDAKSPMLFGWSNSTCEAQSKGIQLAKKLNAVIDDTSSFCQGILIEKVLQKKFRTCTLPDIRNKADVLVYWGSDAQDSEPRHLSRFSYFPRGEARQRGYEEDRIAIAIDVRESNTAKICKGHFYRIPLKGDREFILALMDALSGKVPKLDAKKMLELASILKKAEFGAIFVGIGLTYSIKDDFDILVKLADMLPNFNIMPMVGHYNMRGFNEVLFKETGFVNRVKFDGKAAHDNKYSIVEALRNKCIDALLVIGSDPLSSLPRSVISHLANIPLICIDPCVTLTSRIASVTIPCAVSGVESGGSAVRMDGEVVELTKILKTDYPSDEELLTRLMEAL, encoded by the coding sequence ATGGTTACCTGCACCGGGTGCGCGCTGCTATGCGATGATATCGAAGTTATAGTTGAAAACAACAGGATAAAAGAGACGCAAAATGCATGCAGGCACGGGGCTGCAAAGATCAGGGGTTGCATAAAAAGGTTAGCTCCTTCTATCGCCCAACGACCGGCTGATATCGAAAGCTGCATCAAGAAAGCGGTGGAAATCCTAAAGGACGCCAAGTCGCCCATGCTTTTTGGCTGGAGCAACTCAACATGCGAAGCCCAGTCAAAAGGGATTCAGCTCGCAAAAAAATTAAATGCGGTAATCGACGATACCTCCTCATTCTGCCAGGGAATCCTGATTGAAAAGGTACTCCAGAAAAAGTTCAGGACATGCACACTTCCTGACATAAGGAACAAAGCAGATGTGCTTGTATACTGGGGTTCTGATGCCCAGGACTCAGAACCGCGGCACCTATCAAGGTTCTCGTATTTTCCCCGCGGTGAAGCCCGCCAGCGCGGGTACGAAGAAGACAGAATCGCCATAGCCATAGACGTGCGTGAATCCAATACAGCCAAGATATGCAAAGGGCATTTTTACAGGATACCGCTAAAAGGCGACAGGGAGTTCATTCTTGCCCTGATGGACGCACTTTCAGGAAAAGTGCCGAAGCTGGATGCAAAAAAAATGCTTGAACTTGCAAGCATATTGAAAAAAGCAGAGTTCGGGGCGATTTTCGTGGGTATTGGGCTTACGTATTCGATAAAAGACGACTTTGATATTCTGGTAAAGCTGGCTGACATGCTTCCCAATTTCAATATCATGCCCATGGTCGGACATTACAATATGCGCGGCTTTAACGAGGTTTTGTTCAAAGAGACGGGTTTTGTTAACCGCGTTAAGTTTGACGGCAAAGCTGCCCATGATAACAAGTATTCTATTGTAGAAGCGCTTCGGAATAAATGCATAGATGCGCTGCTTGTTATAGGTTCAGACCCGCTGTCAAGCCTTCCGCGTTCTGTAATTTCCCATCTTGCAAATATACCACTGATATGCATCGATCCATGCGTTACCCTGACATCAAGGATAGCGAGCGTAACAATCCCGTGTGCAGTCTCTGGAGTGGAATCCGGCGGGAGTGCTGTAAGGATGGATGGAGAGGTGGTTGAATTAACAAAAATTCTCAAGACAGATTATCCCAGCGATGAGGAACTTCTGACACGATTGATGGAGGCGCTGTGA